A stretch of the Pan paniscus chromosome 2, NHGRI_mPanPan1-v2.0_pri, whole genome shotgun sequence genome encodes the following:
- the SSR3 gene encoding translocon-associated protein subunit gamma isoform X2 has translation MAPKGSSKQQSEEDLLLQDFSRNLSAKSSALFFGNAFIVSAIPIWLYWRIWHMDLIQSAVLYSVMTLVSTYLVAFAYKNVKFVLKHKVAQKREDAVSKEVTRKLSEADNRKMSRKEKDERILWKKNEVADYEATTFSIFYNNTLFLVVVIVASFFILKNFNPTVNYILSISASSGLIALLSTGSK, from the exons ATGGCTCCTAAAGGCAGCTCCAAACAGCAGTCTGAGGAGGACCTGCTCCTGCAGGATTTCAGCCGCAATCTCTCGGCCAAGTCCTCCGCGCTCTTCTTCGGGAACGCTTTCATCGTGTCTGCCATCCCCATCT gGTTATACTGGCGAATATGGCATATGGATCTTATTCAGTCTGCTGTTTTGTATAGTGTGATGACCCTAGTAAGCACATATTTGGTAGCCTTTGCATACAAGAATGTGAAATTTGTTCTCAAGCACAA agtAGCACAGAAGAGGGAGGATGCTGTTTCCAAAGAAGTGACTCGAAAACTTTCTGAAGCTGATAATAGAAAGATGTCTCggaaggagaaagatgaaag AATCTTGTGGAAGAAGAATGAAGTTGCTGATTATGAAGCTACAACATTTTCCATCTTCTATAACAACACTCTGTTCCTGGTCGTGGTCATTGTTGCTTCCTTCTTCATATTGAAGAACTTCAACCCCACAGT GAACTACATTTTGTCCATAAGTGCTTCATCAGGACTCATCGCCCTCCTGTCTACTGGCTCCAAATAG
- the SSR3 gene encoding translocon-associated protein subunit gamma isoform X1, which produces MAPKGSSKQQSEEDLLLQDFSRNLSAKSSALFFGNAFIVSAIPIWLYWRIWHMDLIQSAVLYSVMTLVSTYLVAFAYKNVKFVLKHKVAQKREDAVSKEVTRKLSEADNRKMSRKEKDERFDSCLKYGHHKRGILWKKNEVADYEATTFSIFYNNTLFLVVVIVASFFILKNFNPTVNYILSISASSGLIALLSTGSK; this is translated from the exons ATGGCTCCTAAAGGCAGCTCCAAACAGCAGTCTGAGGAGGACCTGCTCCTGCAGGATTTCAGCCGCAATCTCTCGGCCAAGTCCTCCGCGCTCTTCTTCGGGAACGCTTTCATCGTGTCTGCCATCCCCATCT gGTTATACTGGCGAATATGGCATATGGATCTTATTCAGTCTGCTGTTTTGTATAGTGTGATGACCCTAGTAAGCACATATTTGGTAGCCTTTGCATACAAGAATGTGAAATTTGTTCTCAAGCACAA agtAGCACAGAAGAGGGAGGATGCTGTTTCCAAAGAAGTGACTCGAAAACTTTCTGAAGCTGATAATAGAAAGATGTCTCggaaggagaaagatgaaaggttTGACTCCTGTTTAAAGTATGGCCATCATAAAAGGGG AATCTTGTGGAAGAAGAATGAAGTTGCTGATTATGAAGCTACAACATTTTCCATCTTCTATAACAACACTCTGTTCCTGGTCGTGGTCATTGTTGCTTCCTTCTTCATATTGAAGAACTTCAACCCCACAGT GAACTACATTTTGTCCATAAGTGCTTCATCAGGACTCATCGCCCTCCTGTCTACTGGCTCCAAATAG